TGCATTATCCTTTGAACATCGGCATCGGCCATAAATTCCGTTCCGCTATTGCACTGGCGAAGGAAAGCGATATCCATGTCGATTTGAAGGCAGGCTTCTTGTAGTCGTGTTTCCGCTTGGGCAAGATCATGGCCGGTTAGTGACTGAGCATGTCGCAGATGATTGAGTTGTCGTTGAAGTTTGTATTCGCGAAAGCGTGATACAACCAACTCGATACGATCAAACATCGTATGTAGTTTGGTTGCTTTGTCGATAATGTACTCAGGGGACGTTATTTTACCACAGTCATGCAGCCAGGCTGATATACGTAACTCATACATCTCTTGTTCGTTGAACTGAGTATCCAGAAACCGAGTGTCCAGGCTACTGTTTACTGCATTGGCAAGGAGCATTGCGATTTCGGGCACCTGCTCACAATGCTTTCCTGTTACCGGTGATTTATGGTCAATAGCCCGGCCCATAAGCTTTATAAAAGATTCAAATAGCTCTTTCTGAGCATCGATCAGGCGTCGCTTAGTCAATACAGTGGCAGCGAGAGAGGCCAATGACTCAACCAGATGCTGTTGGTCTTTGGGGAATGCAATAACGTTATTATCTGTGTCCATCGCGTTGATTAACTGCAGGACACCAATAATTTCACCTTCATGGTCCTGTAAGGGCACACAAAGAAATGATTTTGAGCGATAGCTCAGTTGAATATCAAATTTACGGGTACCGGAAAAATCATATTTATCAGAACAATAAGCATCAGGAATGTTGATTGTTTCCTGTAGTGCGAAAGCTTGCGCAACCACTAAATTGGAAACCTGATTCTGAGCGTTAAATACTTCTACAGTAGGTAAATCTTTTGGTTTACGATGGATTCCAAGAGAGCGGTTATGAAGAATTGTGAAATGTAATCTATTTGGGTCGCCCTCTTCGACAGTATACAAGGTCCCGCCATCGGCATTGGTGAGTTGCATACAGCCAAGGATAATTCTATCCAGTAATAGAATATGGTTTTTTTCGGTCGTCAGTGCGCTGGTTAGTTCGGCGAGTTGATTAATAATTTCATGCGTATTCAGATGGTGCATTGTCTACTAACCAGATAATTGTTCAGAATTGATATCCAATGTGACGCTGGAGGGGGGCATAGTCAAGTTCAACCGGATGCAGAAGTCACCAAATAGGGTAAATATAGTGCTTATGCTTGTTATTTTCCGTAGCGAGTCTCGCAGTGAGGATTTTGTGTGCTAGAAAGACAATAATCAGGCATGTGTTTAATACCGAACGTTGAAGAAAGCCTGCTGGAGTTTCTATGCTGAATATGAATTTTACTCAATCGGTATCCATTGATACCCACAGCCTTAAGTGGGTTGCCAGTCCAATGCCTGGTGTCGTGCGTAAACCGTTGGCAAGAGAAGAGGCTGAGCAGGGTCATGCGACCAGTATTGTTTGTTATGAGCCAGGCGCCTCATTTTCATCACACGGCCACCCTAAAGGAGAGGAAATTCTGGTATTGGAAGGCGTTTTTTCTGATCAGACCGGAGATTATCAGGCAGGTACTTATTTTCGTAATCCTGAAGGCTTTAGTCATGCTCCTTTTAGTAAGGAAGGTTGTACGATTCTGGTGAAATTACATCAGTTTCAGGCCGATGATTCAGCTCATCTGGCCATTCAGACCAATAATGCAAAATGGCACCGGGTGAACGACTCTCTGGAATATCTGGGTTTGCATCATCATAAGGATGAGCAGGTATTTATGATGCGTTCTGGCGCTGAGTTAAAAGTTGATCTCGATGAGGCGCTAAAAGGCCTTGAAATTTATGTAATTAGTGGTGAATTACTAGAAAACGGGCATCGCTTTAGTGCAGGGAGCTGGTTGCGGCGTCCTGCTCTGAACAAAAAACTCCACAACGACTCTCAGGAAGATTGTTATCAATTAGGTTCAGATACTGTTGTCTGGATCAAGATGAATCATCTGTAGGTCTCCTATGCGTATTATCCTCAGTCGAAAAGGGTTTGATTCCTCTTCGGGCGGATGCCCAAGCCCTATCTTACCCGACGGACGTATGGTGTCTCTTCCCATACCTGATTCAAGATCAAAGATCCGTTATCGGGATCTGAAACTAGTTGACGTGAATGCCGGCCGGCTGGTCTCACAACTTACCCGGAAGAAAATTATAGGGAGCAGCGGTGCACACCTTGATCCTGATCTCAGTATTGGACACCTTCCGAGGCTGTTGGGCTGGCGGCCTTTATTGGGACAAACTGGCTCAGCTCAGGGGCATCTGCACAAGCAGGGAATAGAGCCTGATGATATCTTTCTGTTTTTTGGGTTGTTTCGAGATGCCGAAATACACAATCGTCGATGGCGCTTTGTGCCAGGCAGTAAACCCCGTCATATCATTTGGGGATGGCTGCAGATCGATGAGATTCTGCCGGTTGATAGTCTGGATAATGATGCCTATTCATGGCTGAATTATCACCCTCATCTGCACGGCGAAGCTGATAAAGGTAATACATTGTATGTTGCGCGTGATTATCTTTCACTACCGGGCATAGACAAAGTGCCAGGCAGCGGAATTTTTGATCGGTTTGATCCTCGGCTGCAATTGACTCAAACAGGTTCAGAGAAGCCTAGTCAGTGGCAACTTCCTAAATGGTTTTTCCCGGGCGATCGTCAACCACTGAGTTATCACGCTAAAGCGGGGCGATGGCAGCAGAATAAGTCTCATTGCTTGCTGAGTGCGGTAGCCCGTGGGCAGGAGTTTGTACTGTTGGCGGATCAGTATCCGGAAAGCGGTGACTGGATTCGTGAGCTTATAACGATGGTATAGCCGTCTAAAGGCTTACTCGCCTTTCATTTTTCGTGCGTGACCGGGGGTGATGTGAAAATACCGCTTAAATGCCCGTGAGAAGCTTGAAACGTCTGAGAATCCGAGTTCATCTGCTAGCATGCTGGGAGAGATATCACTGTTTTGAAGTAGAAAACGCGCCCTGTTTAGTCGTCGCGACATGATGTACTGCTGGGGTGTCTGGTGCAGCTCTTTCTGACATAGAGAGTAAAAGTGGCTTTCACTGAGATTAAGTGCGTTAGCTAAGTCGTGGTTGTTAGGCGGGTTAGAAAGGTGCTGATCGATGTAGTGATTGAGTACGTTTCTGCTGAGCCTTAAATTTTTACCTTCTGTAATTGCAGTGGCTGAATACTGTTGGCATAGCTGGGTGATGAATAGCGTGATCAGTTGGCAGTTAATCTGGTATCGGCTTTGCTGATTGATCCGCTGATCACCTTTTGCAAGTTGATTGGCAGCAAAGTCCAGCATGGGTAATAGTTCAGGAGAGAGTGTAATGAATTCGGGGTTTTTTAATATTGAATCTTTAAATGAAAGGTTACAGCTGTGCTCCAGCGCCTGAATATAGGGGTCGAAGGGGGCGAGATCAATAACTAACAGTTCACTGTCATCACTTAAGCCGCAGAACAGATGCTTCTGACTGTCGGGAACGATAGCCAATGTCCCTGAAGAAATTTGACCGCTGTCCTTTTCGAACTCGCATTCCATTTTACCGTTCAGCCCAATCAGGATTTGCGCGAAATCGTGCAAGTGTTCGCCGCTCTGATGGGCGATAAGATTAAGGCGTGCCTGGCTTTCTTTCATGGGTTATCGGTCTGTCATTAGTTTTTTCTTTTCTGGGCTGACTGGCTTAAAACAGCAAACTTAATAGTCTGAGTCAAAAATTTAATAGCTTCAGTCAACCGTTAAGCGTCTTTGCCAGCTAACATTACTTAAAATCGGATTATAAGAGAAACTGTTATGCAACTGAATGCTATTCAGGTCCGTGAGGCGCTGCCCTGGGATCGACTGATCGAAGCGCTGAATGCTATTTTTACTAAAGAGGTTTGTGCGCCGGTTCGCCATCATCATAGCATCAACGTTCCTAACGATCCTGATGCGACTTTATTGTTGATGCCAGCTTGGCTGGAAGGAGAGTATCTGGGTGTTAAACTGGTCAACGTTTTCCCCGGCAATAACAGCCGTGGGCTTCCCGGGCTGAATAGTAACTATATATTGTCTTCCGGAAAGACAGGTCAGCCTCTGGCCCAGCTCGATGCTAATGAGTTAACCGCCTTGCGAACGGCTGCTGCTTCGGCCATGGCCTCCCGTTACCTTTCTAAAGCTGAGGCATCAGAGTTATTGATGGTGGGTGCTGGGCGAATGAGTCGCTATCTGGTGCCTGCGCATATGAGCGTGCGGCCGATTAAGACAGTGCGGGTTTGGAACCGAAATGAGCTGGCTGCGGCTGAATTAGTGAAGGATCTTAAAATCGATGGAATAGATGCTGAGCTATGCCCGTTGAATCAGTTGGAAACAGCGGCTCGCAGTGCGGATATAGTCAGCTGTGCCACAATGTCGACTTCGCCTTTGATCAAAGGTGACTGGTTAAAGCCCGGTGCCCATCTTGATCTGGTTGGTAGCTTTACTCCAGGCATGCGTGAAACAGATAACCGAGCTATGCAACGGTGTGATGTTTTTGTGGATGTACGAGCAGGAGCGTTAAGTGAAACCGGAGATCTGATTATTCCTATCAGTGAAGGGGCTATCACTAAAGATATAATTATTGCCGAGTTTACTGAGCTGTGTCGTGGTGAACATAAAGGCAGAGCGGATCTGAGCGATCCGGAAAACGCGATCACTTTGTTTAAATCAGTAGGCGATTCCAGAGAGGATTTAGCTGCTGCAGTGTTGGCTTATCAGCAGTCGCTTCCTGCGTAAGTTGTCTGAGACTCAAGAGCTTAGGATATTTGAATGCCGCATACTGAGTTAGGTCAAAAGCGTAACGAAACTCCAGTTTCATTGGCGGTCATTGGCTCGGGTATCATTGGGCTTTGTACCGCCCTTGAAGCACAGCGAAAGGGTTGCCGGGTAACTCTGTTTGATCGAGATGAACCGGGTCTGGGTGCTTCTTTCGGTAATGCCGGTTTTCTGGCGACGGAATTGATAGAGCCTCTATCCAATCCGCAAACGTTACGCTCCGCACTAATGCTTTGGTTAAACCCAAATGGCCCTCTATCGCTGCCGTTACAGTATTTAATTAAGATAGCCCCATGGCTGGTCAAATTTATAAAAGCAGCCAGACCAAAATCCCTTGCAAGTAGCCGTCACGGATTGATTCAATTAAACAAAAATTCTATAGATGCATGGCAGCGCTGTCTGGATGATATTGATGCCAGTGAGCAGATTGTTAACTCGG
The genomic region above belongs to Amphritea japonica ATCC BAA-1530 and contains:
- a CDS encoding HD domain-containing phosphohydrolase yields the protein MHHLNTHEIINQLAELTSALTTEKNHILLLDRIILGCMQLTNADGGTLYTVEEGDPNRLHFTILHNRSLGIHRKPKDLPTVEVFNAQNQVSNLVVAQAFALQETINIPDAYCSDKYDFSGTRKFDIQLSYRSKSFLCVPLQDHEGEIIGVLQLINAMDTDNNVIAFPKDQQHLVESLASLAATVLTKRRLIDAQKELFESFIKLMGRAIDHKSPVTGKHCEQVPEIAMLLANAVNSSLDTRFLDTQFNEQEMYELRISAWLHDCGKITSPEYIIDKATKLHTMFDRIELVVSRFREYKLQRQLNHLRHAQSLTGHDLAQAETRLQEACLQIDMDIAFLRQCNSGTEFMADADVQRIMQISETAWTDDEGNLRQLLTEDETENLCIRKGTLLQNEIQVMRDHIKVTIDMLESLPYPKYLSQVPEIACNHHESLNGSGYPRGLKGDQISLRARIMCIADIFEALTSPDRPYKKGMLLSEAMTIIGRMVQEQHLDADLFSVFVNSGAYLEYAHSHMAPRQIDTVDLTKLPGLKKRKPPYLE
- a CDS encoding cupin domain-containing protein; its protein translation is MLNMNFTQSVSIDTHSLKWVASPMPGVVRKPLAREEAEQGHATSIVCYEPGASFSSHGHPKGEEILVLEGVFSDQTGDYQAGTYFRNPEGFSHAPFSKEGCTILVKLHQFQADDSAHLAIQTNNAKWHRVNDSLEYLGLHHHKDEQVFMMRSGAELKVDLDEALKGLEIYVISGELLENGHRFSAGSWLRRPALNKKLHNDSQEDCYQLGSDTVVWIKMNHL
- a CDS encoding AraC family transcriptional regulator — its product is MKESQARLNLIAHQSGEHLHDFAQILIGLNGKMECEFEKDSGQISSGTLAIVPDSQKHLFCGLSDDSELLVIDLAPFDPYIQALEHSCNLSFKDSILKNPEFITLSPELLPMLDFAANQLAKGDQRINQQSRYQINCQLITLFITQLCQQYSATAITEGKNLRLSRNVLNHYIDQHLSNPPNNHDLANALNLSESHFYSLCQKELHQTPQQYIMSRRLNRARFLLQNSDISPSMLADELGFSDVSSFSRAFKRYFHITPGHARKMKGE
- a CDS encoding ornithine cyclodeaminase family protein, whose product is MQLNAIQVREALPWDRLIEALNAIFTKEVCAPVRHHHSINVPNDPDATLLLMPAWLEGEYLGVKLVNVFPGNNSRGLPGLNSNYILSSGKTGQPLAQLDANELTALRTAAASAMASRYLSKAEASELLMVGAGRMSRYLVPAHMSVRPIKTVRVWNRNELAAAELVKDLKIDGIDAELCPLNQLETAARSADIVSCATMSTSPLIKGDWLKPGAHLDLVGSFTPGMRETDNRAMQRCDVFVDVRAGALSETGDLIIPISEGAITKDIIIAEFTELCRGEHKGRADLSDPENAITLFKSVGDSREDLAAAVLAYQQSLPA